CAACAGCAGGATTGTATAATGTAACCCTGATTGTACAGAATTTTAATGGCTGCAGCGACACTATCATTCGCCAGGTGAATGTAAAAGGCGCTCCCCTGGCTGATTTTAATAGTACCACCGGCTGCCTGGGCACCCCACCTTTTTTGGCCGACAGTACCTGATCAACCTGAGTGCCACGCTACTCACCACTGGGATTTTGGCG
This window of the Bacteroidales bacterium genome carries:
- a CDS encoding PKD domain-containing protein, yielding MEQLPGRTCYFQWCEQCQWRGGASWSWDFGDPTSGSLNTSTLKDPTHLYTTAGLYNVTLIVQNFNGCSDTIIRQVNVKGAPLADFNSTTGCLGTPPFLADST